One Fervidobacterium gondwanense DSM 13020 genomic region harbors:
- a CDS encoding thioredoxin family protein: MAKIRALYFKNDKCGVCVAFLPKMERIAQDYNLPLEVIDVIQNPDVAGQNMVFTVPTILFQDEEGNELKRFARNFSEYEIREYIQRMYDILGIE, encoded by the coding sequence ATGGCAAAGATAAGAGCTTTGTATTTTAAAAACGACAAATGTGGAGTGTGTGTCGCGTTCTTACCGAAGATGGAAAGAATTGCTCAGGATTACAACCTACCGCTTGAGGTTATAGATGTAATACAAAACCCAGACGTTGCAGGTCAAAACATGGTCTTCACAGTACCGACGATACTCTTCCAAGACGAAGAAGGGAACGAGCTGAAAAGGTTTGCAAGAAATTTTTCTGAGTATGAAATAAGGGAATATATCCAGCGGATGTATGATATACTTGGAATAGAATAA
- a CDS encoding peptidoglycan D,D-transpeptidase FtsI family protein, protein MSNRTSSVRAYIPFILFALMFVYVIYGLIKVQVIDQSKHKTFFNELMGRSTYTKGLRGTIYSSDGTKLAWSERVPTLSVKSYTADDEKALRKYIDDNQLAILKNTGNVEITWEQAFLLQSLGYNIVLKEVRKSYGFLYHLVGSVNKDGEGMSGLEYTYNEVLKGRLSVSYGIKSPGGGFEQGVIEGIGENGLDLETTINFQLQKYTYDLLTQLASPSVIIVSKVKTGDILAMVSYPAPEVDLNNLDPVTWDKLLNDPLNPLLNRAISSVYPPGSTFKVITAIAELLYGDIGSVNCGGIYYYRDSKGRITGKYKDWHLPGHGLVDLKKALRVSCNVYFYNAALDVGVDKIVEVAKAFYFDQKTGIKIPGEVAGTLPTPQWKEEALNEKWYPGDTILYGIGQGFLSVTPIQMLFLYNTIANKGLYVAPRLALNEEIQTKQVELKISEGQWDIIIDGLEQVTTVQGSAANGGTAASSFKGFPIVVAGKTGTAQTHSGSPHAWFIGFAPSRNPEYSVLVLIENGESGGHYAAPIARKVFDFMYQNGFFNKNNEEKKKGE, encoded by the coding sequence GTGTCCAATAGAACTTCAAGTGTGCGAGCATACATACCTTTTATACTATTTGCCCTCATGTTTGTTTATGTAATCTACGGATTGATAAAAGTTCAGGTTATTGACCAATCCAAACACAAAACATTCTTCAATGAACTAATGGGAAGAAGCACATACACAAAAGGATTGAGAGGTACGATCTATTCATCCGATGGTACTAAGCTTGCTTGGAGTGAAAGAGTACCAACACTGAGTGTGAAATCCTACACAGCGGACGATGAAAAGGCTCTTAGAAAATACATAGACGATAACCAACTTGCAATTTTGAAGAACACAGGCAACGTTGAGATAACGTGGGAACAAGCTTTTCTGCTTCAAAGCCTTGGGTACAATATTGTTCTAAAAGAAGTACGAAAGTCATATGGATTTTTGTACCACTTGGTTGGAAGCGTCAACAAAGACGGTGAAGGAATGTCGGGATTGGAATACACATATAATGAAGTCTTAAAAGGAAGACTATCAGTTTCGTACGGTATAAAATCACCGGGCGGGGGTTTTGAACAAGGAGTAATAGAGGGAATAGGTGAAAACGGACTCGATTTAGAAACTACCATAAATTTCCAGCTTCAGAAATATACATACGATTTACTCACGCAACTTGCATCACCATCGGTTATAATCGTATCAAAAGTAAAAACAGGGGACATACTTGCAATGGTGTCGTATCCAGCTCCTGAGGTTGATTTAAATAATCTTGATCCAGTTACTTGGGATAAACTGCTAAACGATCCCCTTAACCCTCTCTTAAACAGGGCGATTTCCAGTGTCTATCCTCCAGGATCAACATTCAAAGTCATAACGGCAATAGCTGAGCTTTTGTACGGAGATATCGGCAGTGTTAACTGCGGAGGAATATACTATTATAGAGACTCGAAAGGACGGATAACCGGAAAATACAAAGACTGGCACTTGCCTGGGCATGGTTTAGTCGACCTGAAAAAAGCATTGAGAGTATCGTGCAACGTCTATTTCTACAACGCTGCGCTTGACGTTGGGGTAGACAAGATTGTTGAGGTAGCTAAGGCTTTCTACTTTGATCAAAAAACAGGAATAAAGATACCAGGAGAAGTTGCCGGAACCTTACCTACCCCGCAGTGGAAAGAAGAAGCGCTCAATGAAAAATGGTACCCGGGAGATACAATACTTTACGGAATCGGGCAAGGTTTTCTGTCCGTTACGCCCATACAGATGCTCTTTTTGTACAACACAATAGCAAACAAAGGTTTGTACGTTGCACCAAGGTTAGCACTAAACGAGGAAATTCAAACTAAACAAGTCGAGCTAAAGATAAGCGAAGGACAATGGGATATCATAATTGATGGTCTTGAGCAAGTGACAACGGTACAAGGCAGCGCTGCAAACGGTGGAACAGCTGCATCATCTTTCAAAGGCTTTCCCATTGTAGTTGCTGGGAAAACAGGTACTGCTCAGACACACAGTGGATCACCTCACGCATGGTTTATAGGCTTTGCACCGTCGAGAAACCCAGAATATTCTGTCTTAGTACTTATAGAAAACGGAGAAAGCGGGGGACATTACGCTGCACCGATAGCTCGCAAAGTGTTTGATTTTATGTACCAAAATGGATTTTTCAATAAAAACAACGAAGAAAAGAAGAAAGGAGAGTAA
- a CDS encoding CBS domain-containing protein codes for MKVITTHINPDFDGFASCIGIKKLYPDFEIVVSGVPLQNLKEYLRIYEDNFLYITSEQLKKINEKIEELIIVDTPGLERIGDEIKQKLSKKAKITVIDHHPDIRDEVIEEYTFNKIIRQTGAATTIVVKMLKERGIKLTKEEATLLGIAIYEDTGSFLFSSTTLEDFEAIHYIYSQGLSLETISEYIRFDLTIDQKTLLHNLLQNSKTYNIENHNVTIAHDETEKFIGSLSAVVSKYWYAQEPETLIVVVRMGKKIFIVGRTKSQDVDIRGLMAEFGGGGHRQAASASVSMASVEEVIYKILNTIPKYISSGLKAKDIMSSPVRTALASETIEQVNRIMEVTGHSGIPVVEENKLVGIVTKKTVEKAINHGLGKRPIKSIMSSKLITAKTETPVNTLKKLMIENDVGRIPILDENNILVGIVTRSDIIRATHSQTIIREAETNPSFVNIKDLMNKRLPRRLVNLLRLLGAYGNELKMSVYVVGGFVRDLLLDIENYDVDIVVEGNGIEFAKYIGQQFDAIVVPYEKFYTASVIFRDGFKIDVATARTEYYEKPAELPQVDISTIKKDLYRRDFTINAMAIKLNPSEYGMLYDFFNCQKDLEQGIIRILHNLSFIEDPTRMIRGVRFEMRYNFKMEEHTLEVLKQNLEGGYLERVTGARIRQEIEKILEEDNPMKAIRRMTNLNMIKHIFPKTYYTQTMDEKLARLFKFLPKIKERYQSVSDFYAISTILLEYYDKQTLETVRARYGYPKKFIESIKFTENIMLPLKEMIELRLNFSDIYKVLGKANPYVYLHLSAYLTDEGQSYLLQYIDTISSTKLQTVTGKYLMGKYSLKSGPQINEILEKLFAMKLDNPNIDEEKVVSEIIEMYNSKLEKETENQPERE; via the coding sequence GTGAAAGTTATTACAACTCACATTAATCCAGATTTTGATGGCTTCGCATCATGCATAGGGATTAAAAAGCTATATCCGGACTTTGAAATCGTTGTCTCAGGCGTTCCGCTCCAGAACCTCAAAGAATATCTGCGCATCTACGAGGATAACTTCCTGTACATCACTTCCGAACAACTGAAAAAAATAAACGAGAAAATAGAAGAGCTTATAATAGTCGATACTCCAGGGCTTGAAAGAATTGGCGATGAAATAAAACAGAAACTAAGCAAGAAAGCTAAAATTACAGTGATCGACCACCATCCTGATATACGCGACGAAGTAATTGAAGAATACACTTTTAACAAGATCATCAGGCAAACTGGCGCTGCCACAACAATTGTTGTAAAAATGCTTAAAGAACGAGGAATAAAACTAACAAAAGAAGAAGCAACGCTCTTGGGTATAGCGATATATGAAGACACTGGAAGTTTCCTATTTTCAAGCACGACACTTGAAGATTTTGAGGCAATTCACTACATCTACTCGCAGGGGCTTTCACTTGAAACAATTTCAGAATATATACGCTTTGACCTTACAATTGACCAGAAAACTTTACTGCATAACCTTTTGCAGAACAGCAAGACGTATAATATAGAGAACCACAACGTAACTATTGCTCACGATGAGACGGAGAAATTTATTGGGAGTCTGTCAGCCGTTGTTTCGAAATATTGGTACGCCCAAGAGCCAGAAACGCTTATCGTTGTCGTGAGAATGGGTAAGAAAATTTTCATTGTTGGAAGAACAAAATCTCAAGATGTAGATATAAGGGGTTTAATGGCCGAGTTTGGCGGTGGAGGTCACAGACAGGCAGCGTCAGCAAGTGTATCGATGGCCTCTGTTGAGGAAGTGATTTACAAGATACTGAATACAATTCCAAAGTACATATCTTCCGGTTTAAAAGCAAAAGACATAATGTCATCGCCTGTTCGAACTGCTCTGGCCTCAGAAACGATAGAACAAGTTAACAGGATAATGGAAGTCACTGGTCACAGTGGGATACCTGTAGTGGAAGAGAACAAGCTTGTAGGCATAGTAACTAAGAAAACAGTAGAGAAAGCCATAAACCATGGACTTGGGAAAAGACCTATTAAATCAATAATGAGCTCGAAACTAATCACAGCAAAGACCGAAACTCCGGTAAATACTCTAAAGAAACTCATGATTGAAAACGATGTTGGTCGAATACCAATACTTGACGAAAATAACATACTTGTCGGTATCGTTACAAGGTCTGACATTATTAGAGCAACACACAGCCAAACAATTATTCGTGAGGCAGAAACCAATCCATCATTTGTCAACATAAAAGACTTGATGAACAAACGACTACCTCGTAGACTGGTTAATCTTCTCAGACTGCTTGGAGCTTATGGCAATGAATTGAAGATGTCGGTCTACGTTGTCGGTGGATTTGTAAGGGATTTGTTGCTTGATATAGAGAACTACGATGTTGATATAGTAGTTGAGGGAAACGGTATAGAATTTGCAAAATACATAGGCCAACAATTTGATGCGATAGTTGTGCCGTACGAAAAATTCTACACGGCATCTGTAATATTCAGGGACGGATTCAAAATAGACGTTGCGACCGCAAGAACGGAATACTATGAAAAACCAGCTGAGCTTCCACAAGTTGACATAAGCACGATAAAAAAAGACCTTTACAGAAGAGATTTTACAATCAACGCGATGGCCATAAAACTCAATCCTTCTGAATATGGCATGTTATACGATTTCTTCAACTGTCAGAAGGACCTTGAGCAGGGAATCATAAGAATCTTACATAACTTGAGTTTCATCGAGGATCCGACGCGTATGATACGCGGTGTAAGATTCGAAATGCGATACAACTTCAAAATGGAAGAACACACGCTCGAGGTTTTGAAACAAAACCTCGAAGGAGGATATTTAGAAAGAGTAACAGGCGCAAGGATAAGGCAGGAGATAGAGAAAATTCTCGAGGAAGACAACCCGATGAAAGCTATAAGAAGAATGACAAATTTGAACATGATAAAACACATCTTTCCGAAAACTTATTACACACAAACAATGGATGAAAAACTTGCAAGACTCTTCAAATTCTTGCCAAAAATAAAAGAAAGATACCAATCAGTCAGTGATTTTTATGCCATCTCGACAATACTATTAGAATACTATGACAAACAAACTCTCGAAACCGTGAGAGCAAGGTACGGGTATCCAAAAAAGTTTATAGAGAGCATTAAGTTCACTGAGAACATAATGCTACCTTTGAAAGAAATGATAGAACTGAGATTAAATTTTTCTGATATATACAAAGTTCTTGGAAAAGCAAATCCTTATGTTTACCTCCACCTATCAGCTTATCTGACAGACGAAGGACAAAGTTATCTACTCCAGTACATAGATACAATCTCGTCAACAAAACTTCAGACAGTAACCGGTAAATACTTGATGGGAAAGTACAGTCTAAAATCTGGGCCGCAGATCAACGAGATTCTTGAAAAACTTTTTGCCATGAAGCTTGACAATCCAAACATCGATGAGGAAAAAGTTGTGAGTGAAATAATAGAGATGTATAACAGTAAATTGGAAAAGGAAACAGAAAATCAACCGGAGCGTGAATAA
- a CDS encoding metallophosphoesterase has translation MRNIIFISDLHVGDGTGKDDFNQDELFESLIEDWGRFENPELVIVGDGFEILETQEVHKNGLKPFWELVNSLDERVIESIEKAHPKVFDSLSKFSGKVHYVIGNHDYYILKNKKIQEFLKNRFRNINIVPYYYDEETGILAVHGNQYDAVNRFSEVNGEVIPPLGDFIARYMMINFDSTLKEFLPEEILSDYDNIRPTLDVFHWLEKISDVYETSVNLLNLWIDNFIKMMREDEAKYWMKKNYPLMSKLSILFLNKLGGIKLGEILVRTVMKLRKVRKTDYLKRASIRIFENPKSFSKSLQGYLENGHRELINLKNLNGIVMGHNHHPGFEILKVRNELKFYLNCGSWKPVVERKPKGIFQRYLEIFYAIAKIDSHGELEIVTGSVNKLKKREVIR, from the coding sequence GTGAGGAACATAATATTTATAAGCGATTTGCACGTGGGTGACGGGACCGGAAAAGACGATTTCAATCAGGATGAACTTTTTGAATCACTTATTGAAGACTGGGGTCGATTTGAAAACCCAGAGCTTGTTATTGTTGGGGATGGATTTGAAATTCTCGAAACACAAGAAGTGCACAAAAACGGATTGAAACCATTCTGGGAACTTGTAAACTCTTTGGATGAACGTGTGATCGAAAGTATTGAAAAAGCACATCCGAAGGTTTTCGATTCGCTTTCAAAATTTAGCGGAAAGGTGCACTATGTTATTGGGAATCACGATTACTATATACTGAAAAATAAAAAGATCCAAGAATTTCTGAAGAATAGATTTCGAAACATCAATATCGTTCCCTACTATTATGATGAAGAAACGGGGATCTTAGCGGTTCACGGAAATCAGTACGATGCAGTAAACAGATTTTCGGAAGTAAATGGAGAAGTAATACCTCCGCTTGGTGACTTCATAGCAAGGTACATGATGATAAATTTCGACAGCACACTTAAAGAATTCTTACCCGAAGAAATTTTAAGCGATTATGATAATATCAGGCCCACTCTTGATGTTTTCCATTGGCTTGAAAAAATATCTGACGTGTACGAAACAAGTGTAAACTTATTAAACCTTTGGATAGATAACTTTATCAAAATGATGAGGGAAGACGAAGCAAAATACTGGATGAAAAAGAACTATCCATTAATGAGTAAGCTTTCTATACTGTTTTTGAACAAACTCGGCGGAATAAAACTCGGAGAGATATTAGTCCGAACGGTGATGAAACTCCGAAAAGTTCGGAAGACAGACTATTTGAAAAGGGCTTCCATCAGAATCTTTGAAAACCCAAAATCCTTTTCTAAATCTCTCCAGGGATACTTAGAAAATGGTCATAGAGAACTTATAAACCTCAAGAATCTGAATGGAATTGTGATGGGACACAATCACCATCCAGGGTTTGAAATACTGAAAGTCCGCAATGAACTTAAATTCTATTTGAACTGCGGTTCTTGGAAACCAGTTGTTGAAAGGAAGCCAAAAGGCATCTTTCAGCGATACTTAGAGATATTCTATGCGATTGCGAAGATAGACAGCCATGGGGAACTGGAAATTGTAACTGGTTCTGTTAACAAACTCAAAAAGCGGGAAGTGATTAGGTGA
- a CDS encoding MBL fold metallo-hydrolase gives MNIIAFSKALYSTWIYYSPERLLFDSGEGVSTMLSNKIYAVRNVFLTHGHVDHIAGLWSIINTRNNAMGDREKPLTVYYPAGNRGIELYADFLKRANNELRFKLEFVPVKQNERIPIREQSSTTRYIKPFSVVHTYSETAYGYHLIEVRRRLKEEYRSLPKEEITRLVKSIGSDEITETYEKKVLTISGDTVLLKKEDIIDTEILFHECTFLKKEDRKFNNHASLDEVIELVKEANVQTLILYHISSRYVRSLERTLRKVNIPGTRILFVHPEKIFEY, from the coding sequence TTGAATATCATCGCATTCTCCAAGGCACTTTACTCGACATGGATATATTACTCACCGGAAAGATTACTCTTTGACTCTGGCGAAGGTGTTTCCACGATGTTAAGCAACAAAATATATGCTGTTAGAAATGTTTTCTTGACACACGGACACGTAGACCATATAGCCGGCCTGTGGTCGATAATAAACACCAGAAACAACGCGATGGGAGACAGAGAAAAGCCGTTGACAGTATATTACCCAGCCGGCAACCGTGGAATAGAACTCTACGCCGATTTTCTCAAAAGGGCGAATAATGAGTTGAGATTCAAACTTGAATTTGTTCCTGTTAAACAGAATGAAAGAATACCAATCAGAGAACAGAGCTCCACTACTAGATACATAAAACCTTTCAGTGTAGTCCACACTTATAGTGAAACAGCTTACGGATATCACCTGATAGAAGTTCGGAGGCGCTTGAAGGAAGAATACAGGAGTTTACCGAAAGAAGAAATAACAAGACTCGTAAAATCAATAGGAAGTGATGAAATAACAGAAACTTATGAAAAAAAGGTGCTCACAATATCAGGAGACACAGTGCTGTTGAAGAAAGAAGACATAATCGATACGGAGATACTGTTTCATGAGTGTACATTCCTAAAAAAAGAAGATAGGAAATTCAACAACCATGCTTCACTCGATGAAGTTATAGAGCTGGTAAAAGAAGCCAACGTACAAACGCTCATACTTTATCATATATCCTCGAGATACGTCAGATCACTTGAAAGAACATTGAGAAAAGTAAATATCCCAGGCACAAGAATCCTTTTTGTGCATCCGGAAAAAATTTTCGAATACTGA
- the rplI gene encoding 50S ribosomal protein L9 has translation MKVVLLQDVPKLGRKGQVVNVSDGYARNFLMPKGLAKEATPEVLKELERQKQEEQRKFEEQKKESEALLSELHKHVFKIKAKAGEGGKLFGSLTNANIAEEITKVIGKEFDRKWVVLDSPIKSLGLYDITVKLPAGVSGKVKVEVEKE, from the coding sequence ATGAAAGTAGTATTGCTTCAAGATGTTCCAAAACTTGGCAGGAAGGGACAAGTTGTAAATGTGTCAGATGGTTATGCAAGAAACTTCCTAATGCCAAAAGGCCTTGCGAAGGAAGCAACACCAGAAGTGCTTAAAGAACTCGAAAGACAAAAGCAAGAAGAGCAAAGGAAATTCGAAGAACAGAAAAAAGAAAGTGAAGCTCTTCTTTCTGAATTGCACAAGCACGTTTTCAAAATCAAAGCCAAAGCCGGTGAAGGTGGAAAACTCTTCGGTTCGCTCACGAATGCAAATATCGCTGAAGAGATTACGAAAGTCATTGGAAAGGAATTTGACAGGAAATGGGTAGTCCTCGATTCGCCTATAAAGAGCCTTGGACTGTACGACATAACTGTTAAACTTCCAGCAGGTGTTTCTGGAAAGGTGAAAGTTGAGGTTGAAAAAGAGTAA
- the prmC gene encoding peptide chain release factor N(5)-glutamine methyltransferase, whose amino-acid sequence MKISEVIAVYKRKGLPEREALILIAKYLRKSKEYILAHDDMECPDEVLKLLDKRLSGYPLQYILGEVEFYGRTFYISEGVLIPRWETEGLVELAIKYIKEYNLKNLIDIGLGSGIIAVTLALETGVFIYGTDVSKKALEVARKNADRYGIKCDFRLGAFADPFVEIWDNIEMVVSNPPYVRSDVKLQKELSYEPPEALFAGPEGLDFYKEFFKKYKIDGKIVLMEIGHDQGNALRELTGGKIIKDLAGKDRYLVVNRKE is encoded by the coding sequence ATGAAGATCTCAGAGGTTATCGCTGTTTACAAAAGAAAAGGGCTTCCCGAGCGGGAGGCTCTTATTTTGATAGCAAAATACTTGAGAAAAAGTAAGGAGTACATACTTGCGCACGATGATATGGAATGTCCTGATGAGGTGCTAAAGCTCCTAGACAAAAGGCTATCAGGCTACCCACTTCAATATATCTTGGGCGAAGTAGAATTCTACGGTAGAACATTCTACATATCAGAAGGTGTGCTGATACCAAGGTGGGAAACGGAAGGGCTCGTGGAATTGGCAATTAAGTACATAAAAGAATACAATCTGAAGAACCTGATTGACATTGGGTTGGGCAGTGGAATTATAGCGGTCACATTAGCACTTGAAACGGGTGTATTCATTTATGGAACAGACGTAAGCAAAAAGGCATTAGAAGTTGCTCGGAAAAACGCTGACAGATATGGTATTAAATGTGATTTCCGGCTCGGTGCCTTTGCAGATCCGTTTGTAGAAATATGGGATAATATAGAAATGGTTGTCAGCAATCCACCGTACGTTAGAAGCGATGTGAAACTTCAAAAAGAACTTTCTTACGAACCGCCCGAAGCCCTCTTTGCAGGTCCAGAAGGACTCGACTTTTACAAAGAGTTCTTTAAAAAGTACAAGATTGACGGTAAAATAGTCTTGATGGAGATAGGTCATGACCAGGGAAACGCTCTAAGAGAACTCACAGGTGGGAAGATAATAAAAGATCTTGCGGGCAAAGATAGATATCTCGTTGTGAATAGGAAAGAATAG
- a CDS encoding metal-sulfur cluster assembly factor, translated as MTKEELRTAVWNKLKEVIDWEIGLDVVTLGLVYDINIDDQNNVKITMTMTTPMCPLAGGIMGDAEMKVRTVEGVNNVEVELTFDPPWTPDRIDPVVRKQLGI; from the coding sequence ATGACAAAGGAAGAACTCAGAACGGCGGTTTGGAACAAGCTAAAAGAAGTCATCGACTGGGAAATAGGTCTTGATGTTGTGACGCTCGGGCTTGTTTACGATATAAACATAGATGACCAGAACAATGTGAAGATAACTATGACAATGACAACGCCCATGTGTCCGTTGGCAGGAGGGATTATGGGCGATGCCGAAATGAAAGTAAGGACTGTTGAAGGCGTAAACAACGTCGAGGTTGAGCTTACATTCGATCCACCGTGGACACCTGATAGGATAGACCCAGTTGTAAGAAAACAGCTTGGAATTTAA
- the glmM gene encoding phosphoglucosamine mutase, which produces MRLFGTDGIRGVVNEELTAEIAFRLGNAVGKYISNRVFIAKDTRASGDMLEAALIAGATSAGATVYRCGVLPTPALAIITKLEDAVGIMISASHNPPEFNGLKVISRGFKLPDEVEENLEKRMKELHYANYNEIGCVIDYKLAFEEYTNYVLEQFADLDLSGMKILVDAGNGAAYETTPYALKKLGAKVDVINNSPDGYNINVNCGSTEPNAAREKMTNHNLAILHDGDADRCILLDEKKNEVHGDRIMGISALLMKEEGRLKNDTVVGTVLSNKGLEVFLKERGINLLRAKVGDRYVLEKMQEVGAVIGGERSGHIIYLDKSTTGDGLITALEVLRTMVRADKPLSELSESIPDYPQIMINVKCKNKLIVEKPEIRELVEKYKREDTDIVVRPSGTEPLARVFVQGPDEEYISNVAYEIAGKIEELSKEEEGEK; this is translated from the coding sequence TGGAAAGTACATAAGCAACAGGGTCTTTATAGCAAAGGATACAAGAGCAAGTGGAGATATGCTTGAAGCGGCGTTAATTGCAGGTGCAACATCGGCGGGAGCAACAGTTTACAGATGTGGCGTTCTTCCAACACCGGCATTAGCTATTATTACAAAATTGGAAGATGCAGTTGGAATAATGATTTCTGCGTCGCACAATCCACCAGAATTCAATGGATTAAAGGTTATATCAAGAGGGTTCAAACTGCCAGACGAGGTAGAAGAGAATCTTGAAAAGCGTATGAAAGAACTGCACTACGCAAACTACAACGAAATTGGCTGTGTGATAGACTACAAACTCGCTTTCGAAGAATACACAAACTACGTGCTTGAGCAATTCGCAGACTTGGATTTGAGTGGCATGAAGATATTGGTTGATGCAGGAAACGGTGCTGCGTATGAGACAACGCCGTACGCCTTGAAAAAATTGGGAGCCAAAGTTGATGTAATCAACAACTCACCCGATGGATACAACATCAATGTCAATTGTGGTTCTACAGAACCAAACGCTGCAAGAGAGAAGATGACGAACCACAACCTTGCTATCCTCCACGATGGAGATGCTGATAGATGCATCCTACTTGATGAGAAAAAGAACGAGGTTCACGGAGACAGGATAATGGGAATTTCTGCATTGCTAATGAAAGAAGAGGGCAGACTTAAAAACGACACAGTCGTCGGGACTGTTTTGTCGAACAAAGGGTTGGAAGTATTTTTGAAAGAGCGAGGAATAAATCTACTCAGAGCCAAGGTTGGAGATAGGTATGTTTTAGAAAAGATGCAGGAAGTCGGAGCTGTTATAGGCGGAGAAAGAAGCGGACATATTATATATCTTGATAAATCCACGACCGGAGATGGATTGATTACAGCACTTGAGGTACTGAGAACAATGGTGCGTGCTGATAAACCGCTCTCAGAACTCTCAGAGAGCATACCAGATTATCCACAGATAATGATAAACGTTAAGTGCAAGAACAAGCTCATTGTTGAGAAGCCAGAGATTCGCGAGCTTGTTGAAAAATACAAACGCGAAGATACAGACATCGTCGTTAGACCATCCGGTACTGAACCTCTTGCAAGGGTATTCGTACAGGGACCGGATGAAGAATACATCTCGAACGTTGCGTACGAAATAGCTGGAAAGATAGAGGAACTTTCTAAAGAAGAGGAAGGAGAGAAATAA